The proteins below are encoded in one region of Gemmatimonadota bacterium:
- a CDS encoding HDOD domain-containing protein yields MIRVLFVDDEPAVLEGLENSLRRHRKRWDMVFLDRAREAVDLLERESFDVLITDMRMPEMDGNQLLEWARTHQPQVVRILLTGHAEKQQLLRALPAAHRILLKPCDAETLEGAIAHGHDLRRSIPDPEIEEIVGGLDALPIPPDVHRALLDLLRDAEVTTQQVAAAVSHDVFATARILQVGNAAAAGSGIVTVEDALGCLGIEAWRGLVISNGLFDAMAPGLQVDGFSVETLDRRSDLASRLARRLLDDPGAAAAASSAALLHDLGQFIMAVYLPGRFRQARNLARVSEIPLHEAERRIFGATHADIGAWLLDRWNLPARVTRSVQHHHRPALAGEAGFGPAGAVHVAAALAERIVGSSFGPMDGTALRPDPLDMDYLAAAGVADRIEAWEWAAVELAESVLPGVGR; encoded by the coding sequence ATGATCCGTGTCCTGTTCGTCGACGACGAACCCGCCGTCCTCGAGGGCCTCGAGAACAGCCTCCGCCGGCACCGGAAGCGCTGGGACATGGTGTTCCTCGACCGGGCGCGCGAGGCGGTGGACCTCCTGGAGCGGGAATCGTTCGATGTGCTCATCACGGACATGCGCATGCCGGAGATGGACGGGAACCAGCTCCTGGAGTGGGCCCGCACGCATCAGCCCCAGGTGGTGCGCATCCTGTTGACGGGGCACGCGGAGAAGCAGCAACTCCTGCGCGCCCTTCCGGCCGCACACCGGATCCTGCTCAAGCCGTGCGACGCCGAGACGCTGGAGGGCGCCATCGCGCACGGGCACGACCTCCGCCGCTCGATCCCGGACCCCGAGATCGAGGAGATCGTGGGCGGCCTCGACGCCCTGCCCATCCCGCCCGACGTGCATCGCGCCCTGCTGGACCTTCTGCGCGATGCGGAGGTCACCACGCAGCAGGTCGCGGCCGCCGTCAGCCACGACGTGTTTGCCACCGCGCGCATCCTCCAGGTCGGCAACGCCGCCGCGGCGGGCAGCGGCATCGTCACGGTCGAGGATGCGCTCGGCTGTCTGGGCATCGAAGCCTGGCGCGGGCTCGTGATCTCGAACGGCCTGTTCGACGCCATGGCCCCCGGTCTGCAGGTGGACGGCTTCTCGGTCGAGACGTTGGACCGCAGGAGTGATCTGGCCTCGCGCCTGGCCCGCCGCCTCCTGGATGATCCGGGCGCCGCGGCCGCCGCCTCGTCGGCGGCGCTGCTGCACGATCTGGGGCAGTTCATCATGGCGGTGTATCTGCCCGGTCGCTTCCGCCAGGCACGCAATCTGGCACGCGTCTCGGAGATCCCTCTGCACGAGGCGGAGCGCAGGATCTTCGGCGCCACCCATGCCGACATCGGTGCCTGGCTGCTGGACCGCTGGAACCTGCCGGCCCGCGTCACCCGCAGCGTGCAGCATCATCACCGTCCCGCGCTGGCGGGCGAAGCGGGATTCGGGCCGGCCGGCGCGGTCCACGTCGCGGCCGCCCTCGCCGAGCGCATCGTGGGCTCGAGCTTCGGTCCGATGGACGGGACGGCCCTGCGTCCGGACCCTCTGGACATGGACTATCTCGCCGCTGCGGGCGTGGCCGACCGCATCGAGGCGTGGGAGTGGGCGGCGGTGGAACTGGCCGAGAGCGTGCTACCCGGAGTCGGGCGATGA
- a CDS encoding ATP-binding protein yields the protein MTTVVGSRRLERAEKRVAILERMIEDRTRDLFLSNERLQRANAYLTELYSILPESLLVVRFDGSIRDVNDATVELLGVPADELVGRPVESISARLWEWLVSSGDDARVDEFEDEWQGVGGPIPVVLSIATASPKVGQPIHVVAAADQRERRQLELELRHAQKLESVGQLAAGIAHEINTPMQFIGDNARFLQGSFTDLLSLVDLYRDTLATVELASGPRTRIAELEDEVDLEFLQQRVPQAFARTLEGVDRVSTIVSAMKAFAHPGHDKVATDINLALQTTLTVARNEYKYVADVVTDFGDIPLVPCYAGDMNQVFLNLVLNAAQAIEERNVGREERGALTLRSWRDGEFVVVSVSDTGTGIPEAIHHRLFEPFFTTKPVGKGTGQGLAISYAVVVEKHGGSLRFETTPGEGTTFFVRLPIQDPGTSLS from the coding sequence ATGACCACCGTCGTCGGGAGCCGCAGGTTGGAACGCGCCGAGAAGCGTGTCGCCATCCTGGAGCGGATGATCGAGGACCGCACCCGGGACCTCTTCCTCTCCAACGAGCGGCTGCAGCGCGCCAATGCCTACCTGACGGAGCTGTATTCCATCCTACCGGAGTCCCTGCTGGTGGTCCGGTTCGACGGCTCCATCCGCGATGTGAACGATGCGACCGTGGAGCTCCTGGGCGTTCCGGCCGACGAGCTGGTGGGGCGCCCTGTGGAATCGATCTCGGCCCGGCTCTGGGAGTGGCTGGTCAGCTCCGGCGACGACGCCCGGGTGGACGAATTCGAGGATGAATGGCAGGGCGTGGGCGGCCCCATCCCCGTGGTGCTCTCCATCGCGACGGCCTCCCCCAAGGTCGGGCAGCCCATCCACGTGGTGGCGGCGGCCGATCAACGCGAGCGGCGGCAGCTCGAGCTGGAGCTGCGGCACGCGCAGAAGCTGGAGTCCGTGGGCCAGCTCGCCGCCGGCATCGCGCACGAGATCAACACACCCATGCAGTTCATCGGCGACAACGCCCGCTTCCTGCAGGGCAGCTTCACCGACCTGCTGTCGCTGGTGGACCTGTATCGGGACACGCTGGCCACGGTGGAGTTGGCCTCCGGGCCCAGGACCCGCATCGCCGAGCTCGAGGACGAGGTGGACCTGGAGTTCCTGCAGCAGCGCGTGCCGCAGGCGTTCGCCCGCACGCTGGAAGGCGTGGACCGCGTGAGCACCATCGTGTCCGCCATGAAGGCGTTCGCCCACCCCGGGCACGACAAGGTGGCCACGGACATCAACCTGGCGCTGCAGACCACCCTCACGGTCGCCCGCAACGAGTACAAGTACGTCGCGGACGTGGTGACCGACTTCGGGGACATCCCCCTCGTGCCCTGCTATGCCGGCGACATGAACCAGGTCTTCCTGAATCTGGTCCTCAACGCAGCGCAAGCGATCGAGGAGCGCAACGTCGGCCGCGAGGAGCGCGGCGCTCTCACGCTGCGATCCTGGCGGGACGGGGAGTTCGTGGTGGTGTCGGTGTCGGACACCGGCACCGGGATCCCCGAAGCGATCCACCACCGCCTCTTCGAGCCCTTCTTCACGACCAAGCCCGTCGGCAAGGGCACGGGACAGGGGCTGGCCATCTCCTACGCGGTGGTGGTGGAGAAGCACGGCGGCTCCCTGCGCTTCGAGACCACTCCGGGCGAAGGCACCACGTTCTTCGTCCGCCTGCCCATCCAGGACCCCGGGACGAGCCTTTCATGA
- a CDS encoding heme NO-binding domain-containing protein, whose product MKGVVFNLLEAFVCEGWGDEVYEALLERTELETQEPFVGPGTYPDSDLVALASNAALMLDLPLGAVLRAFGEYCFPQLAAKVPMLVDSHSDLISFLQSIDSVLHVEVRKLMPQAVTPTFLVDRTGPDTARLAYHSERRLCGFMEGLLVGAGRHFGTDVEFTKHSCMHQGAASCEYDLVVHVQHALPTSIAGTAAQG is encoded by the coding sequence ATGAAGGGCGTGGTCTTCAACCTGCTGGAAGCGTTCGTCTGCGAGGGGTGGGGGGACGAGGTCTACGAGGCGCTGCTCGAGCGGACCGAGCTGGAGACCCAGGAGCCCTTCGTGGGACCGGGCACGTATCCCGACTCCGACCTGGTGGCGCTGGCCAGCAACGCCGCCCTCATGCTCGACCTGCCGCTGGGCGCGGTCCTGCGCGCCTTCGGGGAGTACTGCTTCCCGCAGCTCGCGGCCAAGGTCCCCATGCTGGTCGACAGCCACTCGGATCTGATCTCCTTCCTGCAGAGCATCGACTCGGTGCTGCACGTGGAGGTCCGCAAGCTCATGCCGCAGGCCGTCACGCCCACCTTCCTCGTGGACCGCACCGGCCCCGACACGGCGCGGCTGGCCTACCACTCCGAGCGGCGGCTGTGTGGCTTCATGGAGGGGCTGTTGGTGGGGGCGGGACGACACTTCGGCACGGACGTCGAGTTCACCAAGCACTCCTGCATGCACCAGGGCGCGGCCTCCTGCGAGTACGACCTGGTGGTGCACGTGCAGCACGCCCTCCCCACGTCCATCGCAGGAACCGCGGCGCAGGGATGA
- a CDS encoding DUF502 domain-containing protein — translation MASHHIRKRVVTGLVVLIPLGITIFALRFLFTAATGLLLPFLDPVLGHLPGWARALLSIALLFAILLLVGQVATNVVGRRLIQMFEQLVLRIPIVRIIYQAAKQVVEAFGAPRADFQTVVMVEFPRPGMRAVGFLTNTIQDEDGRPWCTVFIPTTPNPTTGFLQVVPAESTVRLDWTVEDAVKTIMSLGVLTPRGWTPPTGPGIQAPPGGG, via the coding sequence GTGGCGAGTCACCACATCCGCAAGCGGGTGGTCACGGGGCTGGTCGTCCTGATTCCGCTGGGCATCACGATCTTCGCCCTGCGCTTCCTGTTCACCGCGGCCACGGGGCTGCTCCTCCCCTTCCTCGATCCGGTGCTCGGGCACCTGCCGGGGTGGGCGCGCGCGCTGCTGTCGATCGCGCTGCTGTTCGCGATCCTCCTGCTGGTTGGGCAGGTCGCCACCAACGTGGTCGGGCGCCGGCTCATCCAGATGTTCGAGCAGCTGGTGCTGCGCATCCCGATCGTGCGCATCATCTACCAGGCCGCCAAGCAGGTCGTCGAGGCCTTCGGCGCCCCGCGCGCCGACTTCCAGACGGTGGTGATGGTGGAGTTCCCTCGCCCCGGCATGCGCGCGGTGGGCTTCCTGACCAACACCATCCAGGACGAGGACGGCCGGCCCTGGTGCACCGTGTTCATCCCGACGACACCCAATCCGACGACGGGCTTCCTCCAGGTGGTGCCGGCGGAGTCCACCGTGCGCCTGGACTGGACCGTGGAAGACGCCGTGAAGACCATCATGTCGCTCGGTGTGCTCACGCCGCGGGGATGGACGCCGCCGACCGGCCCGGGAATCCAGGCCCCACCCGGCGGGGGCTGA
- a CDS encoding DUF481 domain-containing protein, translated as MDRLHRALVPLLAAALLAASGGADGLSAQNASPTGNGGAATRPPAEPVPPPIDWTSEAELGASLFFGNTAQALILTRTGTSAEAERFTFATDASFQYGEAAQDEGGRDVSRRSWAAETTLDYRHHDLVSSFVHTQVEGSYEKRIDLRVRTGIGARIQVTDDDRTKVGLRLSVLAERTDPRLAQPEQEDVRTVARGAMELNLARKLDDDRVRLASTTSYGPRVGRFEDYTVKSISSAAFRVSETMHLKLSFVDSFDSGARDRGARSNNDGEVVLSLTTTFR; from the coding sequence ATGGACCGACTCCACCGCGCCCTCGTCCCCCTTCTCGCTGCTGCACTCCTCGCCGCCTCGGGCGGCGCGGACGGTCTGTCGGCCCAGAACGCCTCCCCCACGGGGAACGGCGGGGCGGCCACTCGACCACCCGCCGAACCGGTCCCCCCGCCGATCGACTGGACGTCGGAAGCGGAGCTCGGGGCCAGCCTGTTCTTCGGCAACACCGCCCAGGCCCTGATCCTGACGCGTACCGGCACCTCCGCGGAGGCGGAGCGCTTCACGTTCGCCACGGACGCATCCTTCCAGTACGGCGAGGCCGCGCAGGACGAAGGCGGCCGCGACGTGAGCCGGCGTTCCTGGGCTGCGGAGACGACGCTCGACTACCGCCACCACGATCTGGTCTCCTCCTTCGTGCACACCCAGGTCGAGGGCAGCTACGAGAAGCGGATCGATCTCCGCGTGCGGACCGGCATCGGCGCCCGTATCCAGGTGACCGACGACGATCGCACCAAGGTGGGTCTGCGGCTCTCGGTCCTCGCCGAACGCACCGATCCCCGTCTGGCCCAGCCGGAGCAGGAGGACGTGCGGACCGTCGCGCGCGGCGCCATGGAGCTCAACCTGGCGCGCAAGCTGGACGACGACCGCGTGCGCCTCGCCAGCACCACCAGTTACGGTCCCAGGGTCGGCCGCTTCGAGGACTACACGGTCAAGTCCATCAGCTCCGCGGCGTTCCGGGTCTCGGAGACCATGCACCTGAAGCTCTCGTTCGTGGACTCGTTCGATTCCGGGGCCCGTGACCGGGGCGCCCGCTCCAACAACGACGGCGAGGTCGTCCTCAGCCTGACGACCACCTTCCGGTAG
- a CDS encoding type II toxin-antitoxin system prevent-host-death family antitoxin, whose product MTVSVSHLKAHLSEILRAVQAGEEVVVTDRGRPVARLAPLVGADAWEAQVDTLVAAGAVRPGRGLLPPSFATRERPADRKGALLAALLEERAAGR is encoded by the coding sequence ATGACCGTCTCCGTGTCCCATCTGAAGGCCCACCTGAGCGAGATCCTCCGCGCCGTCCAGGCCGGTGAGGAAGTGGTCGTGACGGATCGAGGCCGGCCCGTGGCGCGTCTGGCTCCGTTGGTCGGGGCGGACGCCTGGGAAGCGCAGGTGGATACCCTGGTGGCGGCCGGTGCGGTGCGGCCCGGCCGCGGGCTCCTGCCCCCATCCTTCGCGACCCGGGAGCGGCCGGCGGACCGGAAGGGAGCGCTCCTCGCGGCGCTCCTCGAGGAACGGGCCGCCGGGCGATGA
- a CDS encoding type II toxin-antitoxin system VapC family toxin, producing MRFWDSSALVPLLVEQRETGPMLELLAQDRAGAFWWGTPTECASALARLRREDVLDADAVATARQRLDDIAAHWMEVLPGDEVRRTTDLLLRRHPLRAADALQLAAALFFFAGVGGIFVTLDARLAEAAEKEGLTPRP from the coding sequence ATGAGGTTCTGGGACAGTTCGGCGCTGGTGCCTCTCCTGGTGGAACAGCGGGAGACGGGGCCCATGCTCGAGCTCCTCGCGCAGGACCGGGCCGGGGCGTTCTGGTGGGGGACGCCCACCGAGTGCGCGTCCGCCCTGGCTCGCCTCCGCCGCGAGGACGTCCTCGATGCGGACGCCGTCGCCACGGCGCGTCAGCGCCTGGACGACATCGCCGCGCACTGGATGGAGGTGCTGCCCGGGGACGAGGTCCGCCGCACCACAGACCTCCTGCTCCGGCGCCATCCGCTGCGCGCCGCCGACGCGCTCCAACTGGCTGCCGCCCTGTTCTTCTTCGCGGGGGTGGGCGGGATCTTCGTCACCCTGGACGCCCGCCTGGCCGAGGCGGCCGAGAAGGAGGGGCTGACCCCCCGGCCGTGA
- a CDS encoding nucleotidyltransferase has protein sequence MAPVRLDPSHFSPDTCAFLEALAARDVRYLIVGGEAVVLHGHVRLTGDVDFFFARDRQNLERLFSALQEFWDGDVPGIEAPEELGPVGLVVQFGQPPNRIDLVNDIDGVSFDEAWPDRVEAVIGTEQGDVRLAFIGLEALVKNKRASGRPKDLDDLSYLRPEP, from the coding sequence GTGGCACCGGTCCGCCTAGACCCCTCCCACTTCTCTCCTGACACGTGCGCGTTCCTCGAGGCCCTGGCAGCCCGGGACGTGCGGTATCTCATCGTCGGCGGGGAGGCAGTGGTCCTGCACGGTCACGTCCGGCTGACCGGGGATGTCGACTTCTTTTTCGCCAGGGATCGGCAGAACCTCGAACGGCTCTTCAGCGCGCTGCAGGAGTTCTGGGACGGCGACGTGCCAGGAATCGAAGCGCCGGAAGAACTCGGTCCTGTCGGGCTCGTCGTGCAGTTCGGGCAGCCGCCGAATCGCATCGACCTCGTCAATGACATCGACGGGGTCAGCTTCGACGAGGCCTGGCCTGACCGCGTCGAGGCGGTGATCGGGACCGAGCAGGGGGATGTACGCCTCGCCTTCATCGGACTGGAGGCGCTGGTGAAGAACAAGAGAGCGAGCGGCCGGCCCAAGGACCTGGACGACCTGAGCTACCTGCGTCCAGAGCCCTGA
- a CDS encoding VOC family protein: MQISYVNVFVSDLSQAIAFYHEALGLPLEFSSPEHGYASFSAGTIRLGVALPGPDHAELVGRHTGVGFEVADLEAEHARLSGLGVRFTMPPTKQPWGGFMAMMADADGNLFYLDQVSAAHG, from the coding sequence ATGCAGATCTCGTACGTCAACGTGTTCGTCAGCGATCTGAGCCAGGCGATCGCCTTCTACCACGAAGCCCTGGGGCTTCCCCTGGAGTTCTCCTCACCCGAGCACGGGTACGCGTCCTTCTCCGCCGGGACGATCCGCCTGGGGGTGGCCTTGCCGGGACCGGATCACGCCGAGCTTGTCGGGAGGCATACCGGGGTCGGATTCGAGGTCGCCGACCTGGAGGCGGAGCACGCGCGTCTGTCCGGCCTGGGCGTGCGCTTCACGATGCCACCCACGAAGCAGCCGTGGGGTGGCTTCATGGCGATGATGGCGGACGCGGACGGGAACCTCTTCTACCTGGATCAGGTGTCGGCGGCTCACGGGTAG
- the dinB gene encoding DNA polymerase IV — protein sequence MRTDASILHADLDAFYASVEQRDDPRLRGRPVIVGGGVVLAASYEAKARGVRTAMGGGQARRLCPDAIVVPPRMSAYSEASRAVFEVFDDTTPRVEALSIDEAFLDVRGMERVAGTPLQIAERLRQQVRDRVGLPITVGIARTKFLAKVASGVAKPDGLLLVRPDAELEFLHPLPVGRLWGVGPKTASKLHRVGLTTVGEVADLDEGTLVALLGRASGRHLHALAHNRDPRPVQVGRRRGSMGSQRALGRPRHSHQELDSVLMALVDRVTGRLRRAHRLCRTVTLRMRFGDFSRATRSHTLPEATARTHTLLSVARGLLSDAMPTIRRQGLTLLGVSFGNLESDTVVQLTLPLDRRDAPALDAAVDRLRDRFGSGAIQRGALLGREDGPSVPLLPD from the coding sequence ATGCGGACCGACGCCTCCATCCTGCACGCGGACCTCGACGCCTTCTACGCGTCGGTCGAGCAGCGGGATGATCCCCGGCTGCGGGGCCGGCCGGTCATCGTCGGGGGCGGCGTCGTCCTGGCGGCGAGCTACGAGGCCAAGGCGCGCGGCGTCCGCACCGCGATGGGGGGAGGCCAGGCGCGCCGGCTGTGTCCCGACGCCATCGTGGTGCCCCCGCGCATGTCGGCCTACTCGGAAGCGAGCAGGGCCGTCTTCGAGGTGTTCGACGACACCACGCCGCGCGTGGAGGCGTTGTCCATCGACGAAGCGTTCCTCGACGTGCGCGGGATGGAGCGCGTCGCGGGCACGCCGCTGCAGATCGCGGAGCGGCTGCGCCAGCAGGTGCGGGATCGGGTGGGCCTCCCCATCACGGTCGGGATCGCGCGCACCAAGTTCCTGGCCAAGGTCGCCAGTGGCGTGGCCAAGCCGGACGGGCTCCTCCTCGTGCGTCCCGACGCTGAGCTGGAGTTCCTCCATCCCCTTCCGGTCGGGCGCCTCTGGGGGGTGGGACCCAAAACGGCCTCGAAGCTGCACCGGGTGGGCCTCACCACCGTGGGCGAGGTGGCCGATCTGGACGAAGGCACCCTCGTTGCCCTGCTGGGTCGCGCTTCCGGCCGGCATCTGCACGCGCTGGCGCACAATCGCGATCCGCGACCTGTGCAGGTGGGACGCCGCCGCGGTTCGATGGGATCGCAGCGCGCGCTGGGCCGTCCCCGCCATTCGCACCAGGAGCTCGACTCCGTCTTGATGGCGCTGGTGGACCGGGTCACGGGTCGGCTCCGTCGTGCCCACCGATTGTGCCGGACCGTCACGCTCCGGATGCGCTTCGGGGACTTCAGCCGCGCGACGCGCTCCCACACGTTGCCCGAAGCGACCGCCCGCACGCACACCCTCCTGTCGGTGGCGCGCGGGCTGCTGTCCGACGCCATGCCCACCATCCGGCGGCAGGGCCTCACGCTGCTCGGCGTCTCCTTCGGCAACCTGGAGAGCGACACCGTGGTGCAGCTTACGCTTCCGCTGGATCGGCGGGACGCCCCGGCGCTCGACGCCGCGGTGGATCGTCTCCGCGACCGGTTCGGGTCCGGCGCGATCCAGCGAGGTGCCTTGCTGGGACGCGAGGACGGGCCTTCGGTGCCGCTACTCCCGGACTGA
- a CDS encoding serine/threonine-protein kinase, producing the protein MDDYQRLERIFAELSGLPASEREARVRERCAQDPPLLERALQLLAHYHDHDDWADLEEVIQREGEVAASPTGLPRQVGPYTILEELGRGGMGRVYAAERAGLGKRVALKVISSPFASLEAERRFDAEQRILARLEHPGIAALLDAGVTSDGISWFAMERVDGLPITRWVRDQDASLERRLRLVLELCDALEYAHANLIVHRDIKPGNVLVTSEGRTKLLDFGVAALLRVAEARPDGSHTQVFTPAYASPEQVRGDRPTAATDVYQVGALLYELLCGVPPFDVDTLSPADAARLITDEEPRAPSENPRGGSDPDGPRTLRRRLRGDLDRIVLKCLEKSPARRYPSVGALAEDLQRYLDGRPVLARPGGWAYRSLKFVRRHRPLVAGILVGIAWLGTSQIQNIRIAAARDRAEAAARDAERERDRARTVTDFLVGLFKAGDPGSDAGPDVTALELLRRGAARVDTLGGDVGTQATVLLAIASSINNLSLPGEAEPLLRRLLALTDEPGVELPEAADRDELRFALAENITLQNRLTEGESIYRSLVAGPDDASSEGVRLRAYEGLMRALHMQGRPQAADSAQQRWEALLGTATDLTDRETVRQMALLGRNYVYRGEIRGDPADLQRARDLLTRSVGAYRALVPPSSVDFRLALMDLTRLMIDMRDFAAADTLSAEGVRLMTDDYAVEGDLWSFPLSQRSAVLEQTGDVDRAEVLLREATQREYEVGAESPAWASRSLDLGAFLRRHGRLDEAASVFEATLPFHRREYGPAHVMTMIAERELGTTLAAAGRYERAESILLAGYAQLQEDRGDEDGVTQLHLRALGHLYRRWARPQEEARYVARMTEPIRAQYEAAEGALGLR; encoded by the coding sequence ATGGACGACTACCAACGCCTGGAGCGGATCTTCGCCGAACTCTCCGGGCTACCCGCATCTGAGCGCGAGGCACGCGTGCGAGAGCGCTGTGCGCAGGATCCTCCACTCCTGGAGCGGGCCTTGCAGCTGCTCGCGCACTACCACGACCACGACGACTGGGCGGACCTGGAGGAGGTCATCCAGCGGGAGGGAGAGGTCGCTGCTTCCCCCACCGGCCTTCCCCGGCAGGTCGGGCCCTACACGATCCTCGAGGAGCTGGGTCGCGGGGGCATGGGGCGGGTCTACGCCGCCGAGCGGGCCGGGCTGGGAAAGCGCGTCGCGCTCAAGGTCATCAGCAGCCCCTTCGCGAGCCTCGAGGCGGAGCGCCGCTTCGACGCCGAGCAGCGCATCCTCGCCCGGCTGGAGCACCCCGGCATCGCCGCCTTGCTCGACGCCGGAGTCACCTCGGACGGCATCTCCTGGTTTGCGATGGAGCGCGTCGACGGTCTCCCCATCACCCGCTGGGTCCGGGACCAGGACGCATCGCTCGAGCGGCGCCTCCGGCTCGTGCTCGAGTTGTGCGACGCCCTCGAGTACGCCCACGCCAATCTGATCGTCCACCGCGACATCAAGCCGGGGAACGTGCTGGTCACGTCGGAGGGACGCACGAAGCTGCTGGACTTCGGGGTAGCCGCGTTGCTGCGCGTGGCCGAGGCCAGGCCCGACGGGAGCCACACCCAGGTCTTCACCCCGGCCTATGCCTCTCCCGAGCAGGTTCGCGGAGACCGGCCCACCGCTGCGACGGATGTCTACCAGGTCGGGGCGTTGCTCTACGAACTGCTGTGCGGCGTCCCCCCGTTCGACGTGGACACCCTGAGCCCAGCGGACGCTGCGCGTCTCATCACGGACGAGGAGCCGCGCGCTCCATCGGAGAATCCTCGTGGCGGCTCCGACCCGGATGGCCCGCGGACGCTGCGCCGGCGACTGCGCGGGGACCTCGACCGGATCGTTCTGAAGTGCCTGGAGAAGTCACCGGCGCGCCGCTATCCCTCGGTCGGTGCGCTGGCAGAGGACCTGCAGCGATACCTCGACGGACGGCCGGTGCTCGCCCGACCTGGTGGATGGGCGTATCGATCGTTGAAGTTCGTGCGGCGGCACCGTCCGCTCGTGGCCGGCATCCTCGTGGGCATCGCATGGCTGGGAACCTCCCAGATCCAGAACATCCGGATCGCGGCCGCACGCGACCGCGCGGAGGCGGCGGCCCGCGACGCCGAGCGCGAGCGGGACCGCGCGCGGACGGTGACGGACTTCCTGGTGGGGCTCTTCAAGGCCGGCGACCCCGGATCGGACGCGGGCCCCGACGTCACGGCCCTGGAGTTGCTCCGGCGCGGCGCGGCGCGCGTGGACACGCTCGGGGGCGACGTGGGCACGCAAGCCACCGTCCTCCTGGCCATCGCCTCGAGCATCAACAACCTGTCGCTGCCGGGCGAGGCGGAGCCGTTGCTCCGCCGGCTCCTGGCGCTCACGGACGAGCCGGGTGTCGAGCTTCCGGAGGCGGCCGACCGCGACGAGCTGCGCTTCGCGCTCGCCGAGAACATCACGCTCCAGAATCGCCTCACCGAGGGGGAGTCCATCTACCGTTCCCTGGTCGCGGGGCCCGACGACGCCTCGAGCGAGGGCGTCCGTCTGCGGGCCTACGAGGGCTTGATGCGCGCGCTGCACATGCAGGGCCGTCCGCAGGCTGCGGACAGCGCGCAGCAGCGTTGGGAGGCGCTGCTTGGCACCGCCACCGACCTCACGGATCGCGAAACCGTGCGGCAGATGGCCCTGCTCGGCAGGAACTACGTCTATCGGGGGGAGATCCGTGGCGATCCCGCCGACCTGCAGCGTGCCCGGGACCTGCTCACGCGAAGCGTCGGGGCCTACCGTGCGCTCGTTCCACCGTCCAGCGTGGACTTCCGCCTCGCGCTCATGGACCTCACCCGGCTCATGATCGACATGAGGGACTTCGCGGCCGCCGATACCCTCTCGGCGGAGGGCGTGCGCTTGATGACGGACGACTACGCGGTCGAGGGCGACCTGTGGAGCTTCCCGCTGTCCCAGCGGTCGGCGGTGCTGGAGCAAACAGGCGATGTCGACCGGGCGGAGGTCCTGCTCCGCGAGGCGACGCAACGAGAGTACGAGGTTGGCGCCGAGAGCCCAGCCTGGGCGTCGCGCTCGCTGGACCTGGGCGCCTTCCTGCGCAGACACGGCCGACTGGACGAGGCCGCGTCCGTCTTCGAGGCGACCCTTCCCTTCCACCGGCGGGAGTACGGACCGGCGCATGTCATGACGATGATCGCGGAGCGGGAGCTGGGCACCACGCTCGCGGCTGCGGGTCGGTACGAGCGGGCTGAGTCGATCCTGCTCGCGGGGTACGCGCAGCTGCAGGAAGACCGCGGGGACGAGGACGGCGTGACGCAGCTGCACCTCCGCGCCCTCGGCCACCTCTACCGCCGGTGGGCGCGGCCCCAGGAGGAGGCACGCTATGTAGCGCGCATGACCGAGCCGATCCGGGCCCAGTATGAAGCGGCGGAAGGGGCGCTGGGCCTGCGCTGA
- a CDS encoding ECF-type sigma factor — MGADADITALMEQWRAGDPMAEEAVFRGLYGELREIADRLLRGEAAGHTLQPTALVHEAYLRLGVSDSLPVNDRRHLLALSARVMRQVLIDSARRRRRAKRGGSARWVTLDPRWAGASSEPLDVEAFEEALARLEALDPRKAELLQLRHLAGLPLVEIAALTGLSSSTVKRDLRWARAWIMTELESA; from the coding sequence ATGGGTGCCGACGCCGACATCACCGCGTTGATGGAGCAGTGGCGCGCTGGAGACCCGATGGCCGAAGAAGCCGTCTTCCGGGGCCTCTACGGGGAGCTGCGCGAGATCGCGGACCGGCTCCTTCGTGGGGAGGCCGCCGGACACACGCTGCAACCCACCGCCTTGGTCCACGAAGCCTACCTACGGCTCGGCGTCTCGGACTCGCTGCCGGTGAACGACCGGCGGCACCTCCTGGCCCTGTCGGCCCGCGTCATGCGTCAGGTCCTGATCGATTCGGCCCGGCGCAGACGGCGAGCCAAACGGGGAGGTTCCGCGCGTTGGGTGACGTTGGATCCCAGGTGGGCGGGGGCGTCTTCGGAGCCCCTGGACGTGGAGGCGTTCGAGGAGGCCCTGGCCCGGCTCGAGGCGCTCGACCCCCGGAAGGCGGAGCTCCTGCAACTCCGCCATCTGGCTGGGCTTCCGCTCGTCGAGATCGCGGCGCTCACCGGACTGTCCTCGAGCACCGTGAAACGCGACCTGCGCTGGGCGCGGGCGTGGATCATGACGGAGCTGGAGTCGGCGTGA